From a region of the Paracoccus sp. TOH genome:
- the paaN gene encoding phenylacetic acid degradation protein PaaN yields the protein MTAFFDHHRPMLDAALRALHSRAFWTPFPEIPSGKIYGETAREDGASGFEALLGKPFDLPGHPEETRLGAEESPYGRALGISYPAAAPQTLIAAAQAAAPALAEAGVEARIGACLEALVRLNRASFLMGNAVMHTTGQAFAMAFQAGGPHAQDRGLEAVAMAWEEMSRFPAEARWEKPQGKAAPLLIEKHWSLVPAGLALAIGCNTFPTWNSYPGIFASLATGNPVIVKPHPAAILPLALAVRTLREVLTEVGLPADSVLLAVDTPEAPAAAHLATDPAVRLIDYTGSNAFGAWLRQNARQAQLFTEEAGVNSVAIAATEDFTGMCENLAFSLALYSGQMCTSPQNIYVPEAGIDTDQGRKSFDEVAAALAAAIDGLLADPARAAGVCGAIANPATLERVQQARGLGRIVRDSHPVGQGRSAAPLLLAMRDGDAAVEGEWFGPIAFVIAVPDAAAGIARAADLARRKGAITAALYDTDAARVGAAARAFAQAGVNLSVNLTGNIFVNQSAAFSDFHVTGANPAGNASLTDTAFVASRFRRAMWRRPVAA from the coding sequence ATGACCGCGTTTTTCGACCACCACCGGCCGATGCTCGATGCCGCGCTTCGGGCTTTGCACAGTCGCGCATTCTGGACTCCTTTTCCCGAAATCCCTAGCGGCAAGATCTATGGCGAAACCGCGCGCGAGGACGGGGCTTCCGGCTTCGAGGCCTTGCTGGGCAAGCCCTTCGACCTGCCGGGCCATCCCGAGGAGACCCGACTGGGCGCCGAGGAATCGCCCTATGGCCGCGCGCTGGGGATCAGCTATCCGGCTGCCGCGCCGCAAACGCTGATCGCGGCGGCGCAGGCGGCGGCGCCGGCCCTGGCCGAGGCCGGGGTCGAGGCCCGAATCGGTGCCTGTCTGGAAGCGCTGGTGCGGCTGAACCGGGCGAGCTTCCTGATGGGGAACGCGGTGATGCACACCACAGGGCAGGCCTTTGCCATGGCCTTCCAGGCGGGGGGGCCGCACGCCCAGGATCGTGGGCTGGAAGCCGTTGCCATGGCATGGGAGGAAATGTCCCGCTTCCCGGCCGAGGCGCGTTGGGAAAAGCCGCAGGGAAAGGCCGCGCCGCTGCTGATCGAGAAGCATTGGTCGCTGGTGCCTGCCGGGCTGGCCCTGGCCATCGGCTGCAATACCTTCCCGACCTGGAATTCCTATCCCGGCATCTTCGCCAGCCTGGCGACCGGCAACCCGGTGATCGTGAAGCCGCATCCCGCCGCCATTCTGCCGCTGGCGCTGGCGGTGCGCACCCTGCGCGAGGTGCTGACCGAGGTCGGGCTGCCGGCCGATTCGGTGCTGCTGGCGGTGGATACGCCGGAAGCTCCGGCCGCCGCGCATCTGGCCACCGACCCGGCGGTCAGGCTGATCGACTATACCGGCTCGAACGCCTTCGGCGCCTGGCTGCGCCAGAACGCCCGGCAGGCGCAGCTGTTCACCGAGGAGGCCGGCGTGAACAGCGTCGCCATCGCCGCGACCGAGGATTTCACCGGCATGTGCGAGAACCTGGCCTTCTCGCTGGCGCTGTATTCGGGACAGATGTGCACCTCGCCGCAGAACATCTACGTGCCCGAGGCCGGGATCGACACCGACCAGGGCCGCAAGAGTTTCGACGAGGTGGCGGCGGCGCTGGCCGCGGCCATCGACGGGCTGCTGGCCGATCCGGCGCGGGCCGCGGGGGTCTGCGGCGCCATCGCCAACCCGGCGACGCTGGAGCGGGTGCAGCAGGCGCGGGGATTGGGCCGGATCGTGCGCGATTCGCATCCCGTGGGGCAGGGGCGCAGCGCCGCGCCGCTGCTGCTGGCCATGCGCGACGGCGACGCGGCGGTCGAGGGCGAATGGTTCGGCCCCATCGCCTTCGTCATCGCGGTGCCGGATGCGGCGGCCGGCATCGCCCGCGCCGCCGACCTGGCGCGGCGCAAGGGCGCGATCACCGCTGCGCTTTACGACACCGATGCGGCGCGCGTTGGCGCGGCCGCACGCGCCTTTGCGCAGGCCGGCGTCAACCTGTCGGTCAACCTGACCGGCAACATCTTTGTCAACCAGTCGGCGGCCTTCAGCGATTTCCACGTTACCGGGGCCAACCCGGCCGGGAATGCCAGCCTGACCGACACCGCCTTCGTCGCCAGCCGGTTCCGTCGCGCCATGTGGCGGCGTCCTGTGGCGGCCTGA
- a CDS encoding ABC transporter substrate-binding protein → MIKTTLTTTVPAALIALALASAASAEIRIGASVSATGPAAFLGDPEAKTLEMLVEDLNAKGGINGEEIALVLYDDGGDANKARTFATRLIEDDEVQAIIGGTTTGTSMSILSVAEDAEIPFISLAGAIDIIDPVKPYTFKTPHTDRMACQKIFEDMQKRDIAKIGMISGTDGFGASMQAQCKEVVGDYGIEIVADETYDPKDADMTAQLTKIKNAEGVQAVLNPGFGQGPSIVTRNYKQLAIDLPLYQSHGVASDGFIELAGPEAAEGVRLPGTALLVAELLPEGDAQKPVVTAYKAAFEEKTKTPVGTFGGYAHDAFLILTDAIIRAGSTEPGAIRDAIEATKGLAGTTGIYSFTPENHLGLDLSAFRMLEIKGGDWTLVE, encoded by the coding sequence ATGATCAAGACCACCCTGACCACGACCGTTCCGGCCGCGCTGATCGCGCTTGCCTTGGCCTCGGCCGCCAGCGCCGAAATCAGGATCGGAGCCTCGGTTTCGGCGACCGGCCCGGCCGCCTTCCTGGGCGATCCCGAGGCCAAGACGCTGGAGATGCTGGTCGAGGACCTGAACGCCAAGGGCGGCATCAATGGCGAAGAGATCGCGCTGGTGCTTTACGACGATGGCGGCGACGCCAACAAGGCACGCACCTTCGCCACCCGCCTGATCGAGGATGACGAGGTGCAGGCCATCATCGGCGGCACCACCACCGGCACCTCGATGTCGATCCTGTCGGTGGCCGAGGATGCCGAGATTCCCTTCATCTCGCTGGCCGGCGCCATCGACATCATCGACCCGGTGAAGCCCTATACCTTCAAGACCCCGCATACCGACCGCATGGCCTGCCAGAAGATCTTCGAGGACATGCAGAAGCGCGATATCGCGAAGATCGGCATGATCTCGGGCACCGACGGCTTCGGCGCCTCGATGCAGGCGCAGTGCAAGGAGGTGGTCGGCGATTACGGCATCGAGATCGTGGCGGACGAGACCTATGATCCCAAGGACGCCGACATGACGGCGCAGCTGACCAAGATCAAGAACGCCGAGGGCGTGCAGGCGGTGCTGAACCCGGGCTTTGGCCAGGGTCCGTCCATCGTGACGCGCAACTACAAGCAACTCGCCATCGACCTGCCGCTCTATCAGTCGCACGGCGTCGCCTCGGACGGGTTCATCGAACTGGCTGGCCCGGAGGCGGCCGAGGGCGTGCGCCTGCCCGGCACCGCGCTGCTGGTCGCCGAGCTGCTGCCCGAGGGCGACGCGCAAAAGCCGGTCGTCACCGCCTATAAGGCGGCCTTCGAGGAAAAGACCAAGACCCCGGTCGGCACCTTCGGCGGCTATGCACATGACGCCTTCCTGATCCTGACCGACGCCATCATCCGCGCCGGCTCGACCGAGCCCGGGGCGATCCGCGACGCCATCGAGGCGACCAAGGGCCTGGCCGGCACCACCGGCATCTATTCCTTCACGCCCGAGAATCACCTTGGTCTCGACCTCTCGGCCTTCCGCATGCTCGAGATCAAGGGCGGCGACTGGACGCTGGTCGAGTAA
- a CDS encoding branched-chain amino acid ABC transporter permease: MSEFLQFLFSGVTVGAVYALVALGFTIIYNASDVVNFAQGEFVMLGGMITWFAHAAGLPLPLAALIAIVATAALGVAINKLAIEPARGAPVVSLIIITIGASVFLQGAAQLVFDKQIHSFPAFSGDTPLRIGGATIQPQSLWVIGGALLVFAGLWLFFTRTLLGRAVLATSNNRLAAQLVGINTNFVMTLSFALSAGIGALAGVLATPITLTAYNVGIGFALKGFAGAMLGGMGNPKGALAGGFLIGLIEALTAGYLSSTYKEAAAFVVILLVLFFMPQGLFGRKSTERV; encoded by the coding sequence ATGTCAGAGTTCTTGCAGTTCCTCTTTTCCGGGGTGACGGTCGGCGCGGTCTATGCGCTGGTCGCCCTTGGCTTCACCATCATCTACAACGCCTCGGATGTGGTGAACTTCGCCCAGGGCGAATTCGTCATGCTGGGCGGCATGATCACCTGGTTCGCCCATGCTGCCGGCCTGCCGTTGCCGCTGGCGGCGCTGATCGCCATCGTCGCCACCGCCGCGCTGGGGGTGGCGATCAACAAGCTGGCCATCGAGCCGGCGCGCGGCGCGCCCGTCGTGTCGCTGATCATCATCACCATCGGCGCCTCGGTCTTCCTGCAGGGCGCGGCGCAGCTGGTGTTCGACAAGCAGATCCACAGCTTCCCGGCCTTTTCCGGCGATACGCCGCTGCGCATCGGCGGCGCGACCATCCAGCCGCAAAGCCTGTGGGTGATCGGCGGCGCGCTGCTGGTCTTTGCCGGCCTGTGGCTGTTCTTCACCCGCACGCTTCTGGGCCGGGCGGTGCTGGCGACCTCGAACAACCGGCTCGCGGCGCAGCTCGTGGGCATCAACACCAATTTCGTGATGACGCTGTCCTTCGCGCTGTCGGCCGGGATCGGGGCGCTGGCCGGGGTGCTGGCGACGCCGATCACGCTGACTGCCTATAATGTCGGCATCGGCTTCGCGCTGAAGGGCTTTGCCGGCGCCATGCTGGGCGGCATGGGCAATCCCAAGGGCGCGCTGGCCGGCGGCTTCCTGATCGGGCTGATCGAGGCGCTGACCGCGGGCTACCTCTCCTCGACCTACAAGGAGGCCGCGGCTTTCGTGGTGATCCTGCTGGTGCTGTTCTTCATGCCGCAGGGCCTGTTCGGCCGCAAATCGACGGAGCGGGTGTGA
- a CDS encoding branched-chain amino acid ABC transporter permease has product MPKLSAKSATLLVLAALIAVTPFFFPSGYYYRVGALIFVNGLAVTGIVILTGYAGQISLGHAGFAGIGGYACALAPTHLGLHPSLAVVLGAAVSAVLAYLVGRPILRLKGYYLAVATLGFGILVSMVLNNERALTGGPDGIEVPDLGLRGVLKDWGLELSNGQFWYFLCGIALMIGAWIALNLHQSPTGRALRALHGSEIAARTVGVDVARLKLQAFVISAVYASVAGSLVALQNKFITPDIAGFMHSIEMVTMAVLGGAGSVLGAIFGAGVLTLLPQALTVLAEYEQLVLGLVMMLVMIFLRDGLLPSILRKLRGTGE; this is encoded by the coding sequence ATGCCGAAACTCTCCGCCAAGTCCGCCACGCTGCTGGTGCTGGCCGCGCTGATCGCGGTCACGCCGTTCTTCTTTCCCTCGGGCTATTACTACCGGGTCGGCGCGCTGATCTTCGTCAACGGCCTGGCCGTGACCGGCATCGTGATCCTGACCGGCTATGCCGGGCAGATCAGCCTGGGCCATGCCGGTTTTGCCGGCATCGGCGGCTATGCCTGCGCGCTGGCGCCGACGCATCTGGGTCTGCACCCGTCGCTGGCGGTGGTGCTGGGCGCGGCGGTCTCGGCCGTGCTGGCTTACCTGGTCGGCCGGCCGATCCTGCGGCTCAAGGGCTATTACCTGGCCGTCGCCACGCTGGGCTTCGGCATCCTGGTCTCGATGGTGCTGAACAACGAACGGGCGCTGACCGGCGGGCCAGACGGCATCGAGGTTCCCGACCTGGGCCTGCGCGGCGTCCTGAAGGACTGGGGGCTGGAGCTGAGCAACGGCCAGTTCTGGTATTTCCTCTGCGGCATCGCGCTGATGATCGGCGCCTGGATCGCGCTGAACCTGCATCAAAGCCCGACCGGCCGCGCCCTGCGCGCTTTGCACGGCTCGGAAATCGCCGCGCGCACCGTGGGCGTGGACGTGGCGCGGCTCAAGCTGCAGGCCTTCGTCATCTCGGCGGTCTATGCCTCGGTCGCGGGATCGCTGGTGGCGCTGCAGAACAAGTTCATCACCCCCGATATCGCCGGCTTCATGCATTCGATCGAGATGGTGACCATGGCCGTGCTGGGCGGCGCCGGCTCGGTGCTGGGCGCGATCTTCGGCGCGGGCGTGCTGACGCTGCTGCCGCAGGCGCTGACGGTGCTGGCGGAATACGAGCAGCTGGTCCTCGGCCTGGTGATGATGCTGGTGATGATCTTCCTGCGGGACGGACTTCTGCCCTCGATCCTGCGCAAGCTGCGGGGGACCGGCGAATGA
- a CDS encoding ABC transporter ATP-binding protein: protein MTLLSVEGLGITFGGLKAVNDVSFKVEPGEIVSVIGPNGAGKTTLFNMISGVYQPGSGRVVLKGEDVTGMRPDLLARRGMSRTFQNLQIFQAMTVLENAISGFHLREKGPVLADLLNLPASRRRSREARDGALALLARVGLDRAADREAGNLSYGSLKRLEIARALAMNPAVLLLDEPAAGCNAVETEEIDHLIAEVAASGTAILLVEHDMKMVMRISSHIVVLDHGEKIAEGAPAEVSRNPAVIAAYLGTEEGADADG, encoded by the coding sequence ATGACGCTGCTTTCGGTCGAGGGTCTGGGCATCACCTTCGGCGGCCTCAAGGCCGTGAACGATGTCAGCTTCAAGGTCGAGCCGGGCGAGATCGTCTCGGTCATCGGCCCGAACGGCGCCGGCAAGACCACGCTGTTCAACATGATCTCGGGCGTCTATCAGCCCGGTTCGGGCCGCGTGGTGCTGAAGGGCGAGGACGTGACCGGGATGCGCCCCGACCTGCTGGCGCGGCGCGGCATGTCGCGCACTTTCCAGAACCTGCAGATCTTCCAGGCCATGACGGTGCTGGAAAACGCCATCTCGGGCTTTCACCTGCGCGAAAAGGGGCCGGTGCTGGCCGACCTGCTGAACCTGCCCGCCTCGCGCCGCCGCTCGCGCGAGGCGCGGGACGGCGCGCTGGCGCTGCTGGCCCGCGTGGGCCTGGACCGCGCCGCGGATCGCGAGGCGGGGAACCTGTCCTATGGCTCGCTCAAGCGGCTGGAAATCGCGCGGGCGCTGGCGATGAACCCGGCCGTCCTGCTGCTGGACGAACCCGCGGCCGGCTGCAACGCCGTCGAGACCGAGGAGATCGACCACCTGATCGCCGAGGTCGCGGCATCCGGCACCGCCATCCTGCTGGTCGAGCATGACATGAAGATGGTGATGCGCATTTCCAGCCATATCGTCGTGCTGGACCATGGCGAGAAGATCGCCGAGGGTGCGCCGGCCGAGGTCAGCCGCAACCCAGCGGTGATCGCCGCCTATCTGGGAACCGAGGAGGGTGCCGATGCTGACGGTTGA
- a CDS encoding ABC transporter ATP-binding protein has protein sequence MLTVEGLRSRYGRIEVLHGIDLHVDSGEIVTVVGANGAGKTTLLRCLSGVQPVSAGQITFRGEPLAGVPAHRRPARGLTQSPEGRQIFTNLTVEENLRLGAFLYSDERVEKDMQDAFQMFPILREKRNLAAGGLSGGQQQMLAMARALMGRPSCLLLDEPSMGLAPIIVQQIFDVVSGLKALGVTVLLVEQNAFGALKIADRGYVMETGHIIMQGPAAELIADPRIREAYLGI, from the coding sequence ATGCTGACGGTTGAGGGCTTGCGCTCGCGCTACGGGCGCATCGAGGTCTTGCACGGCATCGACCTGCATGTCGATTCCGGCGAGATCGTCACCGTGGTCGGCGCCAACGGCGCGGGCAAGACCACGCTGCTGCGCTGCCTTTCGGGCGTGCAGCCGGTCTCGGCCGGGCAGATCACCTTCCGGGGCGAGCCGCTGGCCGGGGTGCCGGCGCATCGCCGCCCGGCGCGCGGGCTGACGCAATCGCCCGAGGGCCGGCAGATCTTCACCAATCTCACGGTCGAGGAGAACCTGCGCCTCGGCGCCTTCCTCTACAGCGACGAGCGGGTGGAAAAGGACATGCAGGACGCGTTCCAGATGTTCCCGATCCTGCGCGAAAAGCGCAACCTGGCGGCCGGCGGGCTGTCGGGCGGCCAGCAGCAGATGCTGGCCATGGCGCGGGCGCTGATGGGCCGGCCGTCCTGCCTGCTGTTGGACGAGCCGTCGATGGGTCTGGCGCCGATCATCGTGCAGCAGATCTTCGACGTGGTCAGCGGGCTCAAGGCGCTTGGCGTCACCGTGCTGCTGGTCGAACAGAACGCTTTCGGCGCCCTGAAGATCGCCGACCGGGGCTATGTCATGGAAACCGGCCATATCATCATGCAGGGACCGGCGGCGGAACTGATCGCCGATCCGCGCATCCGCGAAGCCTATCTGGGGATCTGA